One genomic window of Brevundimonas vesicularis includes the following:
- a CDS encoding glutathione S-transferase N-terminal domain-containing protein, producing the protein MTDLSAFPITQRWPAQHPDRIQLYSLPTPNGVKVSIMLEEVGLAYEPHLVDITKNETWGPEFLSLNPNGKIPAILDPNGPNGKPLALFESGAILIYLAEKTGKLLSADPATRYETIQWVMFQMGAIGPMFGQLGFFHRFAGKDYEDKRPRDRYVAESRRLLEVLETRLANDGGEPRDWLVGDYSIADVATLGWVRNLIGFYEAGEIVGFADFPRVAAWLERGLARPAVQRGLEIPARH; encoded by the coding sequence ATGACCGACCTGTCCGCCTTCCCGATCACGCAACGCTGGCCGGCCCAGCACCCCGATCGCATCCAGTTGTATTCCCTGCCGACGCCCAACGGCGTGAAGGTCTCGATCATGCTGGAGGAGGTCGGCCTGGCCTATGAGCCGCACCTGGTCGACATCACCAAGAACGAGACCTGGGGGCCGGAGTTTTTGTCGCTGAACCCCAACGGCAAGATCCCCGCCATCCTCGATCCGAACGGCCCGAACGGAAAGCCGCTGGCCCTATTCGAATCCGGCGCCATCCTGATCTATCTGGCGGAAAAGACCGGCAAACTGCTCTCGGCCGACCCGGCGACCCGCTACGAGACGATCCAGTGGGTCATGTTCCAGATGGGCGCGATCGGCCCGATGTTCGGCCAGCTGGGCTTCTTCCACCGCTTCGCCGGCAAGGACTACGAGGACAAGCGCCCGCGCGACCGCTACGTCGCCGAAAGCCGCCGCCTGCTGGAGGTGCTGGAGACGCGGCTTGCCAATGACGGGGGAGAACCCCGCGACTGGCTTGTCGGCGACTATTCCATCGCCGATGTCGCCACCCTGGGCTGGGTCCGCAACCTGATCGGCTTCTACGAAGCGGGCGAAATCGTGGGATTCGCCGACTTCCCGCGCGTCGCCGCCTGGCTGGAGCGCGGTTTGGCCCGCCCCGCGGTCCAGCGCGGCCTAGAGATTCCGGCGCGTCACTGA
- a CDS encoding YegP family protein, whose amino-acid sequence MAHKFEVYQDKAGEYRVRFKYNSEVIFSTEGYADKSGAKRAIESIKKHVVDAPVEDA is encoded by the coding sequence ATGGCGCACAAGTTCGAAGTCTATCAGGACAAGGCCGGCGAATACCGCGTCCGCTTCAAATACAATTCCGAGGTCATCTTCTCGACCGAAGGCTACGCAGACAAGTCGGGCGCCAAGCGGGCGATCGAATCTATCAAGAAGCACGTCGTCGACGCGCCCGTAGAGGACGCCTAA
- the rimM gene encoding ribosome maturation factor RimM (Essential for efficient processing of 16S rRNA): MTTDSRLILVGQIGGGFGVRGEVRVTAFTADPLALTAYGPLLRADGTVALTLTSTRPDKNGVVGRAKEITTKEQADALRGLKLHVPRDRFPEPDEDEFYLADLLGVQVRDTAGAVMGTVKSVQNFGADDMLEIAPAAGGPTWYLPFTKKATPELHLADGWLMAVPPTEVGEREPD, from the coding sequence ATGACCACGGACAGCAGATTGATCCTCGTCGGCCAGATCGGCGGTGGCTTCGGCGTGCGGGGCGAGGTGCGGGTGACCGCCTTCACCGCCGACCCCCTGGCCCTGACCGCCTATGGCCCTCTGCTGCGCGCCGATGGGACCGTGGCCCTGACCCTGACCTCGACGCGGCCCGACAAGAACGGCGTCGTCGGTCGGGCCAAGGAGATCACGACCAAGGAACAGGCCGACGCGCTGCGCGGCCTGAAGCTGCACGTCCCCCGCGACCGGTTCCCCGAGCCGGATGAGGACGAGTTCTACCTCGCCGACCTCTTGGGCGTTCAGGTCCGCGACACGGCGGGCGCCGTCATGGGCACGGTGAAATCGGTTCAGAACTTCGGCGCCGACGACATGCTGGAGATCGCGCCCGCCGCCGGCGGCCCGACCTGGTATCTGCCCTTCACCAAGAAAGCGACGCCGGAACTGCATCTGGCCGACGGCTGGCTCATGGCCGTACCGCCGACTGAGGTGGGCGAGCGCGAGCCCGATTAG
- the rpsP gene encoding 30S ribosomal protein S16, whose product MLKIRLARGGAKKRPYYHIVIADSHSPRDGKFIEKVGSYNPMLPKDGAQPRVALKVERVAEWLGKGAQPTDRVARFLSQDETLGQKVKWTQSNNPNKGAPGKKAQERAAERAQREADRLEAEAAAKVEAAEAAARAKEEAAAAAEAAKNAPAAEEAPAEEAPAADAAAEEAPAAEATEEKAEG is encoded by the coding sequence ATGCTGAAGATTCGTCTGGCCCGCGGCGGCGCCAAGAAGCGCCCCTACTACCACATCGTCATCGCCGACTCGCACTCGCCGCGCGACGGCAAGTTCATCGAGAAGGTCGGCAGCTACAACCCGATGCTGCCCAAGGACGGCGCCCAACCGCGCGTCGCTCTGAAGGTCGAGCGCGTCGCCGAGTGGCTCGGCAAGGGCGCCCAGCCGACCGACCGCGTCGCCCGCTTCCTGTCGCAGGACGAGACCCTGGGCCAGAAGGTCAAGTGGACGCAGTCGAACAACCCGAACAAGGGCGCTCCGGGCAAGAAGGCGCAAGAGCGCGCCGCCGAACGCGCCCAGCGCGAAGCCGACCGCCTGGAAGCCGAAGCCGCCGCCAAGGTCGAGGCCGCTGAAGCCGCCGCCCGCGCCAAGGAAGAGGCCGCCGCCGCCGCCGAAGCCGCCAAGAACGCTCCCGCTGCTGAAGAAGCGCCTGCCGAAGAGGCTCCGGCCGCTGACGCCGCCGCCGAGGAAGCCCCGGCTGCTGAAGCGACCGAGGAAAAGGCCGAAGGCTAA
- the ffh gene encoding signal recognition particle protein has protein sequence MFEALNERLTGVFDRITGRGALSEKDVAEAMREVRVALLEADVALPVVKEFIAFATERATGEEVIRSVKPADQVVKMVYDGLIEMLGGEEPVPLNTNANPPAVVLMAGLQGSGKTTTSAKLALRLTKFDRKKVMMASLDTRRPAAMEQLATLGKQIEVATLPIVVGESAVQITRRALQSAKLQGFDVLILDTAGRITLDEGLMNEVAEVADIAKPVETLLVADSLTGQDAVRTAKAFNERLPLTGLVLTRADGDGRGGAMLSMRAVTGLPIKYLGAGEKVDALDVFDARRVAGRILGQGDIVALVEKASQDLDQAKAEKMARKLAKGQFDLDDLAGQLQQMKRMGGLQGIMGMLPGVAKMKGQMAESGIDDRMILRQEAIISSMTKAERKKPDLLNASRKKRIAAGAGVDVQDVNRVLKQHRQMADVVKSMARGGPKKMQQMAAMLGGLGGGSGVPGMGSGPDMARLKALGGGKMAEPSADDLKAIQDRLAGLGGGQLPGGLPGLPGFPPKK, from the coding sequence ATGTTCGAGGCTCTGAACGAGCGGCTGACAGGCGTCTTTGACCGGATCACCGGGCGCGGCGCCCTGTCCGAAAAGGATGTCGCCGAGGCGATGCGCGAAGTGCGCGTGGCCCTGCTCGAGGCCGACGTCGCCCTTCCGGTCGTCAAGGAATTCATCGCCTTCGCCACCGAGCGCGCGACCGGCGAAGAGGTCATCCGTTCGGTCAAGCCGGCCGATCAGGTGGTCAAGATGGTCTATGACGGCCTGATCGAGATGCTGGGCGGCGAAGAGCCGGTCCCGCTGAACACCAACGCCAACCCGCCCGCCGTGGTGCTGATGGCCGGCCTTCAGGGCTCGGGCAAGACCACGACCTCGGCCAAGCTGGCGCTGCGCCTGACCAAGTTCGATCGCAAGAAGGTCATGATGGCCTCGCTGGACACGCGTCGTCCGGCCGCGATGGAACAGCTGGCCACCCTGGGCAAGCAGATCGAGGTCGCCACCCTGCCGATCGTGGTGGGCGAGAGCGCGGTCCAGATCACGCGCCGGGCGCTGCAGTCGGCAAAACTCCAGGGCTTCGACGTCCTGATCCTCGACACCGCCGGCCGCATCACCCTGGACGAGGGGCTGATGAACGAGGTGGCCGAGGTCGCCGACATCGCCAAGCCCGTCGAGACCCTGCTGGTCGCCGACAGCCTGACCGGCCAGGACGCGGTGCGCACCGCCAAGGCCTTCAACGAGCGCCTGCCCCTGACCGGCCTCGTCTTGACTCGCGCCGACGGCGACGGTCGTGGCGGCGCCATGCTGTCGATGCGGGCCGTCACCGGCCTGCCGATCAAATATCTCGGCGCCGGCGAAAAGGTCGATGCGCTGGACGTGTTCGACGCCCGTCGCGTCGCCGGCCGCATCCTGGGTCAGGGCGATATCGTCGCCCTGGTCGAAAAGGCCAGCCAGGATCTGGATCAGGCCAAGGCCGAGAAGATGGCCCGCAAACTGGCCAAGGGTCAGTTCGATCTGGATGACCTTGCCGGCCAGCTTCAGCAGATGAAGCGGATGGGCGGGCTTCAGGGCATCATGGGAATGCTGCCCGGCGTGGCCAAGATGAAGGGTCAGATGGCCGAAAGCGGCATCGACGACCGGATGATCCTGCGTCAGGAAGCCATCATCTCCTCGATGACCAAGGCCGAGCGCAAGAAGCCCGACCTGCTGAACGCCTCGCGCAAGAAGCGGATCGCCGCCGGCGCCGGCGTCGATGTGCAGGACGTGAACCGGGTTCTGAAGCAGCACCGCCAGATGGCTGACGTGGTCAAGTCGATGGCGCGCGGCGGACCCAAGAAGATGCAGCAGATGGCCGCCATGCTGGGCGGCCTCGGCGGCGGCAGCGGCGTGCCCGGAATGGGCAGCGGCCCCGACATGGCCCGCCTCAAGGCGCTGGGCGGCGGCAAGATGGCCGAACCCTCCGCCGACGATCTGAAAGCCATCCAGGACCGGCTCGCCGGACTGGGCGGCGGACAACTTCCGGGAGGTCTTCCTGGCCTGCCGGGCTTCCCTCCCAAGAAATAA
- a CDS encoding saccharopine dehydrogenase family protein translates to MSKVLVIGAGGVSSVAVHKMAMNADIFSHITLASRTKSKCDAIAQSVKSRFGVDIDTAAIDADDVAATTALIQKVQPELVVNLALPYQDLSIMDACLAAGVDYLDTANYEPRDEAKFEYKWQWAYQDRFKDAGLMALLGSGFDPGVTSVFTTYIKKHLLDSIETLDILDCNGGDTGLPFATNFNPEINLREVTANSRHWENGQWVEGPALSHKQTFDFEGVGPKNMYLMYHEELESLAKFYPEIKRIRFWMTFGDSYLKHLEVLENIGMTSIEPMSFQGREIIPIEFLKALLPEPASLGPITKGKTNIGVIATGLKDGVKKTVYVNNICDHEEAYAETGNQAVSYTTGVPAMIGAALMVTGQWKGDGVFNMEQLDPDPFMDMLNKHGLPWKVQDLDAPLDF, encoded by the coding sequence ATGAGCAAGGTGCTGGTTATCGGCGCAGGCGGCGTCAGTTCGGTGGCCGTCCACAAGATGGCGATGAACGCGGACATCTTCTCGCATATCACCCTGGCGAGCCGCACCAAGTCCAAGTGCGATGCGATCGCCCAGTCCGTGAAATCGCGCTTCGGCGTCGACATCGACACGGCCGCCATCGACGCCGACGACGTGGCGGCGACCACGGCGCTGATCCAGAAGGTGCAGCCCGAACTGGTCGTGAACCTGGCCCTGCCCTATCAGGACCTGTCGATCATGGACGCCTGCCTGGCCGCCGGCGTCGACTATCTGGACACCGCCAACTACGAGCCGCGCGACGAAGCCAAGTTCGAATACAAGTGGCAGTGGGCCTATCAGGACCGTTTCAAGGACGCCGGTCTGATGGCGCTGCTGGGCTCGGGCTTCGATCCCGGCGTGACCTCGGTGTTCACCACCTACATCAAGAAGCATCTGCTGGATTCCATCGAGACACTAGACATCCTGGACTGCAACGGCGGCGACACGGGCCTGCCCTTTGCGACCAACTTCAACCCCGAGATCAACCTGCGCGAAGTGACGGCGAACTCACGTCACTGGGAGAACGGCCAGTGGGTCGAAGGCCCGGCGCTGAGCCACAAACAGACCTTCGACTTCGAAGGCGTGGGTCCGAAGAACATGTACCTCATGTACCATGAGGAGCTGGAATCGCTGGCGAAGTTCTATCCCGAGATCAAGCGCATCCGCTTCTGGATGACGTTCGGCGACAGCTATCTGAAGCACCTCGAAGTGCTGGAAAACATCGGCATGACCTCGATCGAGCCGATGTCGTTCCAGGGCCGCGAGATCATTCCGATCGAGTTCCTGAAGGCCCTGCTGCCCGAGCCGGCCTCGCTGGGTCCGATCACCAAGGGCAAGACCAACATCGGCGTCATCGCCACCGGCCTGAAGGACGGGGTCAAGAAGACGGTCTACGTCAACAACATCTGTGACCACGAAGAGGCCTATGCCGAGACCGGCAACCAGGCCGTCAGCTACACCACCGGCGTGCCGGCCATGATCGGCGCGGCCCTGATGGTGACGGGCCAGTGGAAGGGCGATGGCGTGTTCAACATGGAGCAGCTGGACCCCGATCCCTTCATGGACATGCTGAACAAGCACGGCCTGCCGTGGAAGGTTCAGGACCTGGACGCCCCTCTGGACTTCTGA
- a CDS encoding carboxynorspermidine decarboxylase — protein MQTQAGDPGAFAHFDLNRVASPAFVVDEAAIRRNLSVLKGVRDGAEARVLLALKAFSMWSLADVVGEYLDGVCASGLWEARLAREFYTGELTTYSPAYTAQDLPEILRLSDHVIFNNPAQIARFADLIAKARAEGQVFEIGLRLNPEHSEGEVAKYDPAQPCSRLGFPVSQLTADHLIGVDGLHIHALCEQDFQPLSRIWAAVEPKLAPLLGGIKWLNLGGGHHITRADYQTEDLTAFVRDLQARHGVQVYLEPGEAVALDAGILIGEVLDVFENGMPIGITDISATCHMPDVIEAPYRPALLKEPEHGVTVRLGGPSCLAGDIIGDYVFAERPTPGTRIAFLDQAHYSMVKTNTFNGVPLPSIVLWNSQTDALTTVRAFDYSAFRDRLS, from the coding sequence ATGCAGACCCAGGCCGGCGATCCGGGCGCCTTTGCGCATTTCGACCTGAACCGCGTCGCCTCGCCCGCCTTCGTGGTGGACGAGGCGGCCATCCGTCGCAATCTGTCCGTGCTGAAGGGCGTGCGCGACGGAGCGGAGGCGCGCGTGCTTCTGGCGCTGAAGGCGTTTTCGATGTGGTCGCTGGCCGATGTGGTCGGCGAATACCTCGACGGGGTCTGCGCGTCGGGTCTGTGGGAGGCGCGGCTGGCGCGCGAGTTCTACACGGGCGAGCTGACCACCTATTCGCCGGCCTATACGGCGCAGGACCTGCCTGAGATCCTGCGTTTGTCGGACCACGTCATCTTCAACAACCCGGCCCAGATCGCCCGTTTCGCCGATCTGATCGCCAAGGCGCGGGCTGAAGGGCAGGTGTTCGAGATCGGCCTGCGGCTGAACCCTGAACATTCCGAAGGCGAGGTCGCCAAATACGACCCGGCCCAGCCCTGTTCGCGCCTGGGCTTTCCGGTGTCGCAACTGACGGCCGACCATCTGATCGGCGTGGATGGTCTGCATATCCATGCGCTGTGCGAGCAGGATTTCCAGCCGCTGTCGCGCATCTGGGCGGCGGTGGAGCCGAAGCTGGCGCCGCTGCTGGGCGGGATCAAATGGTTGAACCTGGGCGGGGGGCACCACATCACCCGCGCCGACTATCAGACCGAGGATCTGACCGCCTTCGTGCGCGATCTGCAGGCCCGGCACGGGGTTCAGGTCTATCTGGAGCCGGGCGAGGCCGTGGCGCTGGACGCCGGCATCCTGATCGGCGAGGTGCTGGACGTGTTCGAAAACGGCATGCCCATCGGCATCACAGACATCTCGGCCACCTGCCATATGCCGGATGTGATCGAGGCACCCTATCGCCCCGCGCTGCTGAAAGAGCCCGAACATGGGGTGACGGTGCGGCTGGGCGGGCCGTCGTGCCTGGCCGGCGACATCATCGGCGACTACGTCTTCGCCGAACGGCCGACGCCGGGAACGCGCATCGCGTTTCTGGACCAGGCCCACTATTCGATGGTGAAGACCAACACCTTCAACGGCGTGCCGCTGCCGTCCATCGTGCTGTGGAACTCCCAGACGGATGCGCTGACGACGGTGCGCGCGTTCGACTATTCGGCCTTCCGCGACCGCCTGTCGTAG
- a CDS encoding S41 family peptidase, whose protein sequence is MRKLLLVGCAALVLGGSAAAVSSQTPRNETFRMLELFGDVVGIVEQAYVVPVDNKKLIEAALAGMMTALDPHSNYLPPSNYDDLRERTEGQYSGVGLTISADGGMVKVISPMDDSPAAKAGVQAGDVISSIEGQNAAGLTVSQVSEKLRGAVGTSVKVTFLRDGSDPLEVTLTREVIKVQSVTGRVEGDFGYLRVSTFNENTGRELNEAIAKIKAEKPGVKGYVLDLRNNGGGLLNAAIDVSDAFLERGEIVSQRGRKPEQIQRYSAKPGDVTGGLPLVVLVNYGSASASEIVAGALKDHQRATIVGLTSFGKGSVQTVIPLRQGQDGALSITTARYYTPSGASIQKIGIEPDLEVARSEAEARIVSRSSFIYSEAAYATALDASIGAERKGPHTPREAPGDKFDKEKDYQLQRALDVLRAGGDLSKLPAAPEGIVVTEPGSTPKPDAEPAADEPKEE, encoded by the coding sequence ATGCGTAAACTGCTCCTCGTCGGCTGCGCCGCTCTGGTGCTCGGCGGATCCGCCGCTGCTGTCAGCAGCCAGACCCCGCGAAACGAAACCTTCCGCATGCTGGAGCTGTTCGGCGACGTGGTCGGCATCGTCGAGCAGGCCTACGTCGTCCCGGTCGACAACAAGAAGCTGATCGAGGCCGCGCTGGCCGGCATGATGACGGCGCTGGATCCGCACTCCAACTATCTGCCGCCCTCCAACTACGACGATCTGCGCGAACGCACCGAGGGCCAGTATTCGGGCGTCGGCCTGACCATCAGCGCCGACGGCGGCATGGTGAAGGTCATCTCGCCGATGGACGACAGCCCCGCCGCCAAAGCCGGGGTCCAGGCGGGCGACGTGATCTCTTCGATCGAGGGCCAGAACGCGGCGGGCCTGACGGTCAGCCAGGTGTCCGAGAAGCTGCGTGGCGCCGTGGGCACCAGCGTCAAGGTGACCTTCCTGCGCGACGGTTCAGACCCGCTGGAAGTGACCCTGACCCGCGAGGTCATCAAGGTTCAGTCGGTCACAGGCAGGGTCGAGGGCGACTTCGGCTATCTGCGCGTCTCGACATTCAACGAGAACACCGGCCGCGAGCTGAACGAGGCCATCGCCAAGATCAAGGCCGAGAAGCCGGGCGTGAAGGGCTATGTCCTGGACCTGCGCAACAACGGCGGCGGCCTGCTGAACGCCGCCATCGATGTGTCCGACGCCTTCCTGGAACGCGGCGAGATCGTCAGCCAGCGGGGCAGGAAGCCCGAGCAGATCCAGCGCTATTCCGCCAAGCCCGGCGACGTCACCGGCGGCCTGCCGCTGGTCGTCCTGGTCAACTACGGCTCGGCCTCGGCGTCGGAAATCGTCGCCGGCGCCCTGAAGGATCACCAGCGCGCGACCATCGTGGGCCTGACCAGCTTCGGCAAGGGATCGGTCCAGACCGTGATCCCGCTGCGTCAGGGCCAGGACGGCGCCTTGTCGATCACGACTGCGCGCTACTACACCCCCTCGGGCGCCTCGATCCAGAAGATCGGCATCGAGCCGGATCTCGAGGTTGCGCGTTCGGAGGCCGAGGCGCGCATCGTCTCGCGGTCCAGCTTCATCTATTCCGAGGCCGCCTACGCCACGGCCCTGGACGCCTCCATCGGCGCCGAGCGCAAGGGTCCGCACACCCCGCGCGAAGCTCCGGGCGACAAGTTCGACAAGGAAAAGGACTATCAGCTTCAGCGCGCGCTGGACGTCCTGCGCGCCGGCGGCGACCTGTCGAAACTGCCGGCCGCGCCCGAAGGCATCGTCGTCACCGAGCCGGGTTCGACGCCCAAGCCCGACGCCGAACCGGCGGCGGACGAACCGAAGGAAGAATAG
- a CDS encoding murein hydrolase activator EnvC family protein: protein MRRAIPLSLALLTGFVCAAPAMSNQAPESELSRIQAEYRDETVRARRLRADADAAKTELAQLERRLASLRADEQTGDRQIDDQRARLQQLTEREAELVTDLTRERGAQGRLLSALQMMSRRPPPPLLVPADKAIDTVRASILLKAMTPDLEGRAKVLAARQAEIMRIRRLAVLSSERLLTTESEQGDRRGEIEGLTARKTALTAVLNAEARAAERAAAVLERRIRELGGAVPTTQAEETPTARLPAGRGRLSSPVAGAPSQTWGAGTSGWRWRADRAAVAAPADAKVAYAGPLTGWGNVVVLDLGPGWRAVIAGLESVDVGPDARVSDGQTLGRSGPDGDVYFELRRDERPIDPGPWLR, encoded by the coding sequence ATGCGTCGCGCCATACCCTTATCGCTGGCCCTGCTGACGGGTTTCGTCTGCGCTGCCCCGGCGATGAGCAACCAGGCGCCCGAGAGCGAACTGTCGCGCATCCAAGCCGAATACCGCGACGAAACGGTGCGCGCCCGTCGTCTGCGCGCTGACGCCGACGCCGCCAAGACCGAACTGGCTCAGTTGGAGCGCCGCCTGGCCTCGCTGCGAGCCGACGAACAGACCGGCGACCGTCAGATCGACGATCAGCGCGCGCGCCTCCAGCAACTGACCGAACGCGAGGCCGAACTGGTCACGGACCTGACGCGTGAGCGCGGCGCCCAGGGCCGTCTGCTCAGCGCGCTGCAGATGATGAGCCGCCGCCCGCCGCCGCCCTTGCTGGTGCCCGCCGACAAGGCCATCGACACGGTGCGCGCCTCCATCCTGCTCAAGGCCATGACGCCGGATCTGGAAGGCCGCGCCAAGGTGCTGGCCGCCCGTCAGGCCGAGATCATGCGCATCCGCCGCCTCGCCGTCCTGTCCTCGGAGCGACTGCTGACGACCGAGAGCGAGCAAGGCGACCGGCGCGGCGAGATCGAGGGGCTGACGGCGCGCAAGACCGCCCTGACCGCCGTCCTGAACGCCGAGGCCCGCGCCGCCGAACGCGCCGCCGCCGTGCTGGAGCGCCGCATCCGCGAACTGGGCGGCGCGGTCCCGACCACCCAGGCCGAAGAGACGCCGACCGCTCGCCTTCCGGCCGGACGCGGTCGCCTCAGTTCGCCCGTCGCCGGCGCGCCCAGCCAGACTTGGGGCGCCGGAACCTCCGGCTGGCGCTGGCGGGCTGACCGCGCGGCCGTCGCCGCGCCCGCCGACGCCAAGGTCGCCTACGCCGGGCCGCTGACGGGGTGGGGCAATGTGGTGGTGCTGGACCTCGGTCCCGGCTGGCGCGCCGTCATCGCCGGCCTGGAAAGCGTCGATGTGGGTCCGGACGCCCGGGTCTCGGACGGCCAGACCCTGGGGCGCAGCGGCCCGGACGGCGACGTCTATTTCGAACTGCGCCGCGACGAACGGCCGATCGATCCGGGACCGTGGTTGCGTTGA
- the rlmH gene encoding 23S rRNA (pseudouridine(1915)-N(3))-methyltransferase RlmH has protein sequence MKLSIVAIGRPGRGPEATLADDYAKRATLSGRALGLGPLELIDLEARKTGKAPEAELILAAAEGAHLIACDERGKTYSSRAFADHIAKLRDQGERRLVFAIGGADGLDASVRDAASSTLAFGPQTWPHALARAMLAEQLYRAVTILAGSPYHRD, from the coding sequence ATGAAGCTGAGCATCGTCGCCATCGGCCGACCGGGCCGAGGGCCTGAAGCGACGCTCGCCGACGACTACGCCAAGCGCGCCACCCTGTCGGGGCGCGCGCTTGGCCTCGGTCCACTCGAACTGATCGATCTGGAAGCCCGCAAAACCGGCAAGGCGCCGGAGGCCGAGCTGATCCTCGCTGCCGCCGAGGGCGCGCACCTGATTGCCTGCGACGAGCGCGGCAAGACCTATTCCTCGCGCGCCTTCGCCGACCACATCGCCAAACTTAGGGATCAGGGCGAGCGCCGTCTGGTCTTCGCCATCGGCGGGGCGGACGGGCTGGACGCCAGCGTGCGCGACGCCGCGTCCTCGACCCTAGCCTTCGGTCCCCAGACCTGGCCTCACGCCCTGGCGCGCGCCATGCTGGCCGAACAGCTGTATCGGGCCGTGACCATTCTGGCCGGATCGCCCTATCATCGCGACTGA
- the rsfS gene encoding ribosome silencing factor: protein MDPIEPLHSEDGFESDASPRGFDDSAPRPVGSTPLEEALLSRLDEDKAQDMVLIDLKGKSAMADTMIVASGRSHRHVGAIADHLLRTLKEQGLGKAKVEGLPHCDWVLIDAGDVIVHLFRPEVRTFYNIEKIWAVDSAHRMVRD, encoded by the coding sequence ATGGACCCTATCGAACCTCTCCATTCCGAAGACGGCTTTGAATCCGACGCCTCCCCGCGCGGCTTCGACGATTCCGCTCCCCGCCCCGTCGGCTCCACGCCGCTGGAAGAAGCCCTGCTGAGCCGCCTCGACGAGGACAAGGCCCAGGACATGGTCCTGATCGACCTGAAGGGCAAAAGCGCTATGGCTGACACCATGATCGTGGCGTCTGGTCGTTCGCACCGTCACGTCGGCGCCATCGCCGACCACCTGCTGCGCACGCTCAAGGAACAGGGCCTCGGTAAGGCCAAGGTCGAGGGGCTGCCGCACTGCGACTGGGTTCTGATCGACGCCGGCGATGTGATCGTGCACCTGTTCCGCCCGGAAGTGCGCACCTTCTACAACATCGAAAAGATCTGGGCGGTCGATTCCGCTCACCGCATGGTCCGCGACTGA
- a CDS encoding nicotinate-nucleotide adenylyltransferase: MSFFHAGPAPKGAGPRSGALRDGLILAPGMKVGLFGGSFNPAHDGHAHVAETAMRRLDLDRVVWLVSPQNPLKDARHSAPLEDRMSSARRHARGPSMIVSDFESRAGVAWTVDTLRLLVARHPGVHFVWLMGSDNLASFHRWRGWTDIMRLMPVAVIARPGSLLDSRTAPAAARFAGFRIPAQQAGLLPTLQAPAWTYLTAPLNPLSSTAIRTGKGVRATS; the protein is encoded by the coding sequence TTGTCCTTCTTCCACGCCGGTCCCGCGCCCAAAGGCGCCGGCCCCCGCTCCGGGGCGCTGCGCGACGGTTTGATCCTCGCTCCAGGCATGAAGGTCGGTCTGTTCGGCGGCTCCTTCAATCCCGCCCACGACGGTCACGCCCATGTCGCCGAGACCGCCATGCGGCGTCTGGATCTCGACCGGGTCGTCTGGCTGGTCTCGCCGCAGAACCCGCTGAAGGACGCCCGTCACAGCGCGCCGCTGGAAGACCGCATGTCCTCGGCGCGCCGGCACGCGCGTGGTCCGTCGATGATCGTCTCGGATTTCGAGAGCCGGGCCGGCGTCGCCTGGACCGTGGACACCCTGCGCCTTCTGGTCGCGCGGCATCCGGGCGTGCATTTCGTCTGGCTGATGGGGTCGGACAATCTGGCCAGCTTCCACCGCTGGCGAGGCTGGACCGACATCATGCGGCTGATGCCGGTGGCCGTCATCGCCCGGCCGGGTTCGCTGCTGGACAGCCGCACGGCGCCGGCCGCCGCCCGCTTCGCCGGTTTCCGCATTCCCGCCCAGCAGGCGGGGCTTCTGCCGACGCTTCAGGCGCCCGCCTGGACCTATCTGACGGCGCCGCTCAATCCCCTGTCGTCCACGGCGATCAGGACCGGCAAAGGCGTGCGCGCGACCTCGTGA